The Triticum aestivum cultivar Chinese Spring chromosome 7B, IWGSC CS RefSeq v2.1, whole genome shotgun sequence genome window below encodes:
- the LOC123160685 gene encoding phosphoserine phosphatase, chloroplastic, producing the protein MASPISARTSPRHTLSVSPLSSVRSPHTSQLAIRAANPLFPCAKLSQARAVVAAAMEVSKHLSSSCLANRQPSKEVLETWRSADAVCFDVDSTVCLDEGIDELADFCGAGQAVAEWTTKAMTGTVPFEEALAARISLIKPSLSQVQYCLEKRPPRISPGIADLIKTLIANNTEVFLVSGGFRQMIEPVAFELGIPTENIIANRLLFGTSGEYAGFDTTEPTSRSGGKAVAVQQIRQDRGYKTLVMIGDGATDLEARQPGGADLFICYAGVQMREAVAAKADWTVFEFQELISELPQLNT; encoded by the exons ATGGCCAGTCCGATCAGTGCACGCACCAGCCCACGGCATACTCTGTCTGTTTCTCCATTATCTTCAGTTCGATCACCACATACTTCACAGTTAGCGATAAGAGCTGCAAACCCACTCTTCCCTTGTGCCAAACTCTCTCAAGCTCGTGCCGTGGTGGCAGCAGCAATGGAGGTCTCCAAGCACCTTTCCTCTTCTTGTTTAGCCAACCGCCAGCCTTCCAAAG AGGTTCTTGAGACATGGCGCAGTGCTGATGCGGTGTGCTTCGATGTGGATAGCACTGTATGCTTGGATGAGGGTATTGATGAGCTTGCTGATTTCTGTGGGGCTGGGCAGGCAGTTGCTGAGTGGACGACGAA GGCAATGACAGGGACCGTTCCATTTGAAGAGGCTCTTGCTGCCCGGATTTCGTTAATCAAGCCATCTCTGTCCCAAGTTCAGTACTGTTTGGAGAAGAGGCCACCCAG GATTTCTCCTGGAATCGCTGATTTGATTAAGACGTTAATAGCTAATAATACTGAAGTGTTCCTTGTGTCAGGAGGTTTCCGACAAATGATCGAG CCTGTGGCATTTGAGCTTGGCATTCCTACTGAAAACATCATAGCAAACAGACTGCTATTTGGTACATCCGGAGAGTATGCTGGATTTGATACCACAGAACCCACTTCTCGAAGTGGGGGTAAAGCAGTAGCAGTGCAACAAATAAGACAG GATCGTGGTTACAAGACACTGGTTATGATTGGAGATGGAGCAACTGATCTTGAG GCTCGGCAACCTGGTGGAGCAGACTTGTTCATCTGTTACGCCGGTGTCCAGATGAGAGAAGCAGTTGCAGCCAAAGCTGACTGGACCGTCTTTGAATTTCAAGAGCTGATTTCTGAATTGCCGCAGTTAAATACCTGA